From Microbacterium sp. LWH7-1.2:
CCGGCCGCACCCACGCTCGTGCCCGACGGCACCGCGGAGGACAACCTCCCGCTGTTCTCGTCGGTCACCGCCGCCGTGTGGGCGACCGATGCCCGCGTCACCGGGCGCGCGTACGTCGATGCGCTCACGGCGGCGGGGTTCGACAAGGCCGCGATGCAGGTCACGCAGGACACATCGACGGTGGGCAATCCCGCCGAGAGCATCCAGTTCTCGGTGCGCTGGAACGATCAGTGCCTCATCGGCCAGGTCGGCCCCGCGACGGGAGAACCCGTCACGGTCGTGGTCCCGGTGCTCGCGGAGGGAAACTGCCTCGTGGGGCAGACCCGCCCGATCGACTGGTGAGGTCGGACCACCCGACGCGCGGTGGCGGACGCGGGACGAGCTCACGCCGCTCACCGCGACGCCCGGTAGGCTGGGACGCTGACGTCTGAAGTCCAAGGAGAGCAGAAACCCGCATGGCTGAGTACATCTACTCGATGGTCCGAGCCCGTAAGGCCGTCGGCGAGAAACTGATCCTCGACGACGTCACGATGGCGTTCCTCCCTGGCGCGAAGATCGGCATGGTGGGCCCGAACGGCGCCGGAAAGTCGACGATCCTCAAGATCATGGCCGGTCTCGACACCCCGTCGAACGGCGAGGCGAAGCTCAGCCCGGGCTTCACCGTCGGAATCCTCATGCAGGAGCCGGAGCTCGACGAGACCAAGACGGTTCTCGAGAACATCCAGGACGGCATCGCCATCAAGGCCAAAGTCGACCGGTTCAACGAGATCTCCGGCCTCATGGCCGACCCCGACGCCGACTTCGACGCGCTGCTCGCGGAGATGGGCGTCCTCCAGGAGGAGATCGACGCCGCCGACGCCTGGGACCTCGACTCCCAGCTGGAGCAGGCGATGGACGCTCTGCGCACCCCGCCGGGCGACGCGGAGATCGGGCCCCTCTCGGGTGGTGAGAAGCGCCGCGTCGCGCTCACCAAGCTGCTGCTGCAGAAGCCCGACCTGCTGCTCCTCGACGAGCCCACCAACCACCTCGACGCCGAGAGCGTGCTCTGGCTCGAGCAGCACCTGCAGAAATACCCCGGGGCGGTGATCGCGATCACGCACGACCGGTACTTCCTCGACAACGTGGCCGAGTGGATCGCCGAGGTCGACCGCGGCCGCCTCATCGGATATGAGGGCAACTACTCGACCTACCTCGAGAAGAAGGCGGAGCGTCTGGCGATCCAGGGCAAGAAGGACGCCAAGCTCGCCAAGCGGCTCGCCGAGGAGCTGGACTGGGTCCGCTCGAACCAGAAGGGGCGCCAGGCGAAGTCGAAGGCTCGACTCGCCCGTTACGAGGAGATGGCGGCCGAGGCCGACCGGACCCGGAAGCTCGACTTCGAGGAGATCACGATCCCGCCGGGTCCGCGCCTGGGCAGCGTCGTGATCGAGGCGAAGAAGCTGCAGAAGGGCTTCGACGGCCGGTCGCTGATCGACGGGCTGAGCTTCACGCTCCCGCCGAACGGCATCGTCGGCGTGATCGGCCCGAACGGTGTCGGCAAGACCACGCTCTTCAAGACCATCGTGGGCCTCGAGTCCCTCGACGGCGGCGACCTCAAGGTCGGCGAGACGGTCAAGATCAGCTACGTCGACCAGTCGCGCGCGAACATCGACCCGCAGAAGAGCCTGTGGGAGGTCGTCTCGGACGGGCTCGACATCATCACGGTCGGCAAGACCGAGATCCCCTCGCGCGCGTACGTGTCGAAGTTCGGCTTCAAGGGACCGGACCAGCAGAAGAAGGCCGGCGTGCTCTCCGGTGGTGAGCGCAATCGTCTCAACCTCGCATTGACGCTCAAGGAGGGCGGCAACCTGCTGCTCCTCGACGAGCCCACCAACGACCTGGATGTCGAGACGCTCCAGTCGTTGGAGAACGCGCTGCTCGAGTTCCCCGGCTGCGCGGTGGTCATCACGCACGACCGCTGGTTCCTCGACCGCATCGCGACCCACATCCTCGCGTATGAGGGCACCGACGAGAACCCCGACCAGTGGTACTGGTTCGAGGGCAACTTC
This genomic window contains:
- the ettA gene encoding energy-dependent translational throttle protein EttA gives rise to the protein MAEYIYSMVRARKAVGEKLILDDVTMAFLPGAKIGMVGPNGAGKSTILKIMAGLDTPSNGEAKLSPGFTVGILMQEPELDETKTVLENIQDGIAIKAKVDRFNEISGLMADPDADFDALLAEMGVLQEEIDAADAWDLDSQLEQAMDALRTPPGDAEIGPLSGGEKRRVALTKLLLQKPDLLLLDEPTNHLDAESVLWLEQHLQKYPGAVIAITHDRYFLDNVAEWIAEVDRGRLIGYEGNYSTYLEKKAERLAIQGKKDAKLAKRLAEELDWVRSNQKGRQAKSKARLARYEEMAAEADRTRKLDFEEITIPPGPRLGSVVIEAKKLQKGFDGRSLIDGLSFTLPPNGIVGVIGPNGVGKTTLFKTIVGLESLDGGDLKVGETVKISYVDQSRANIDPQKSLWEVVSDGLDIITVGKTEIPSRAYVSKFGFKGPDQQKKAGVLSGGERNRLNLALTLKEGGNLLLLDEPTNDLDVETLQSLENALLEFPGCAVVITHDRWFLDRIATHILAYEGTDENPDQWYWFEGNFEAYEANKIERLGAEAARPHRTAYRKLTRD